A region from the Drosophila mauritiana strain mau12 chromosome 2L, ASM438214v1, whole genome shotgun sequence genome encodes:
- the LOC117140544 gene encoding uncharacterized protein LOC117140544 isoform X2, translating to MYAGRATQFAKTISSMACSIQKQPQAPQSVDPGTAGVDRVGGAGGGPSGAGTVPSTPKAKTAQPRGSLPTDVNQPPLEFQWPPPVPVSIHTSNLRLNMMNQDPKDLHTARAIIEELRSKVRFQTEHIMKWRKAYAMQVQQHYRYQKEKSDQMNSLTSQLLLLESRLKRKQKQIASLLNHRELTIQRQQKIIDTLSSRLVDHGLETIEASYANELDSLNDSDSAVVLEDIDSDSPMTLGTRRKSSGAGGLGGVLGSDGITIVRSISDAIETNHNKYGAARRNNCFLRRPDILETVYSVEEDPEPTTDVAEKRDKFKNRSDKALSSSSTEGQIDAASPSTADKAKDSSPVDGGSTIPRRQLGALKRSPSHDSPCTTLSVKVPQLQPPSPPPSTQGGVQDPPNGKTQDNVGPMEGIPIFLDCEIDL from the exons ATGTACGCCGGTCGGGCGACACAATTTGCCAAAACCATCAGCAGCATGGCGTGCAGCATACAGAAGCAACCTCAGGCGCCGCAATCAGTGGATCCTGGCACTGCAGGAGTGGATCGGGTGGGTGGAGCAGGCGGTGGCCCCAGTGGAGCTGGCACCGTTCCCTCCACGCCGAAAGCCAAGACCGCCCAGCCGAGAGGCTCCCTGCCAACGGACGTGAACCAGCCACCGTTGGAATTTCAGTGGCCACCGCCCGTTCCCGTTTCGATACACACGAGCAACTTGCGTCTGAACATGATGAACCAGGATCCCAAGGACCTCCACACAGCCAGAGCCATTATCGAGGAGCTGCGCTCCAAGGTGCGCTTCCAGACGGAGCACATCATGAAGTGGCGCAAGGCATATGCCATGCAG GTCCAGCAGCACTATCGTTACCAGAAGGAGAAATCCGATCAGATGAACTCGTTGACCTCGCAGCTCTTGCTCCTGGAATCCCGGCTGAAGCGGAAGCAGAAGCAGATAGCCAGTCTATTGAACCATCGGGAGTTGACCATCCAGCGTCAGCAGAAGATCATCGACACCCTGTCCTCCCGCCTGGTGGATCACGGGCTGGAGACCATTGAAGCTAGCTATGCCAACGAGCTGGACTCCCTTAACGACTCGGATTCGGCGGTGGTGCTGGAGGACATCGACTCGGACAGCCCGATGACATTGGGGACGCGACGGAAGAGTAGTGGCGCTGGCGGATTGGGCGGCGTGCTGGGCAGCGATGGCATCACCATAGTGCGGTCCATATCCGATGCAATCGAGACGAATCACAACAAGTACGGAGCGGCCCGGCGGAACAACTGCTTCCTGCGGCGTCCCGATATCCTGGAAACGGTTTACTCCGTCGAGGAGGATCCCGAACCCACCACGGACGTGGCCGAGAAGCGGGACAAGTTCAAGAACCGCTCCGACAAGGCTCTCAGCTCCAGCTCGACCGAGGGCCAGATAGACGCCGCCAGTCCCTCGACCGCGGACAAAGCCAAAGATTCATCGCCCGTCGACGGCGGATCCACCATTCCAAGACGCCAACTGGGAGCCCTCAAAAGATCTCCCAGCCACGACTCTCCGTGCACCACACTCAGTGTCAAGGTCCCCCAGCTGCAGCCACCATCTCCTCCACCATCGACACAAGGAGGAGTCCAGGATCCGCCCAACGGAAAAACCCAG gATAATGTTGGGCCAATGGAGGGAATTCCCATTTTCTTAGATTGCGAAATAGACTTATAA
- the LOC117146648 gene encoding uncharacterized protein LOC117146648 isoform X2 — MGSRLHPAAILILLCLLLLLVKVDSRGNQNHTQMDRQRHLRAHNLHRPPYEGYDWHKHFNRDAEPKAAVAKEKEESTFKHRSGHFKKMEQKARDISNWRARSAVQKETAELEKWGQAKNITDNELKAFFDGEISTKDKYRLFGDIQAVVQILKEVKQKGAVTEKERAMITPDLIPLILRFGRMFEREFAKNTNASQALQILVNEVQKSKSRKMRHKSSRRY; from the exons ATGGGATCAAGGCTCCATCCCGCAGCGATCCTCATTCTCCTTTGCCTGCTGTTGCTCCTCGTCAAGGTGGACAGCAGAGGTAACCAGAACCACACCCAGATGGACAGACAGCGTCATCTGCGAGCACACAATCTGCACAGGCCTCCATACGAGGGATACGATTGGCACAAACA CTTTAACCGAGATGCGGAACCAAAGGCGGCAGTTGCAAAGGAGAAAGAAGAGTCGACTTTCAAACACAGATCCGGCCATTTCAAAAAGATGGAGCAAAAAGCTAGGGATATTTCGAACTGGAG AGCTCGGAGCGCGGTCCAAAAGGAGACGGCAGAGCTGGAGAAATGGGGTCAAGCTAAGAATATTACTGACAACGAACTGAAGGCATTCTTTGACGGGGAAATTTCTACCAAAGACAAGTACAGATTATTTGGGGACATTCAAGCCGTTGTCCAGATCCTGAAAGAGGTGAAGCAAAAGGGAGCTGT AACCGAAAAAGAGAGAGCAATGATAACACCGGATCTGATACCATTGATCCTAAGATTCGGCCGCATGTTTGAAAGGGAATTCGCCAAGAACACAAATGCCTCTCAAGCCCTGCAGATCCTTGTTAATGAGGTTCAAAAATCTAAGAGCCGGAAGATGAGACATAAGAGTTCCAGAAGGTATTAA
- the LOC117140544 gene encoding uncharacterized protein LOC117140544 isoform X1 has product MYAGRATQFAKTISSMACSIQKQPQAPQSVDPGTAGVDRVGGAGGGPSGAGTVPSTPKAKTAQPRGSLPTDVNQPPLEFQWPPPVPVSIHTSNLRLNMMNQDPKDLHTARAIIEELRSKVRFQTEHIMKWRKAYAMQVQQHYRYQKEKSDQMNSLTSQLLLLESRLKRKQKQIASLLNHRELTIQRQQKIIDTLSSRLVDHGLETIEASYANELDSLNDSDSAVVLEDIDSDSPMTLGTRRKSSGAGGLGGVLGSDGITIVRSISDAIETNHNKYGAARRNNCFLRRPDILETVYSVEEDPEPTTDVAEKRDKFKNRSDKALSSSSTEGQIDAASPSTADKAKDSSPVDGGSTIPRRQLGALKRSPSHDSPCTTLSVKVPQLQPPSPPPSTQGGVQDPPNGKTQVTNYNRVMLNHRSVTKPKDVKYKRINKAKSKSLEELRGRLKNLVERPPGLDGGYSGGMMPQAAQSYA; this is encoded by the exons ATGTACGCCGGTCGGGCGACACAATTTGCCAAAACCATCAGCAGCATGGCGTGCAGCATACAGAAGCAACCTCAGGCGCCGCAATCAGTGGATCCTGGCACTGCAGGAGTGGATCGGGTGGGTGGAGCAGGCGGTGGCCCCAGTGGAGCTGGCACCGTTCCCTCCACGCCGAAAGCCAAGACCGCCCAGCCGAGAGGCTCCCTGCCAACGGACGTGAACCAGCCACCGTTGGAATTTCAGTGGCCACCGCCCGTTCCCGTTTCGATACACACGAGCAACTTGCGTCTGAACATGATGAACCAGGATCCCAAGGACCTCCACACAGCCAGAGCCATTATCGAGGAGCTGCGCTCCAAGGTGCGCTTCCAGACGGAGCACATCATGAAGTGGCGCAAGGCATATGCCATGCAG GTCCAGCAGCACTATCGTTACCAGAAGGAGAAATCCGATCAGATGAACTCGTTGACCTCGCAGCTCTTGCTCCTGGAATCCCGGCTGAAGCGGAAGCAGAAGCAGATAGCCAGTCTATTGAACCATCGGGAGTTGACCATCCAGCGTCAGCAGAAGATCATCGACACCCTGTCCTCCCGCCTGGTGGATCACGGGCTGGAGACCATTGAAGCTAGCTATGCCAACGAGCTGGACTCCCTTAACGACTCGGATTCGGCGGTGGTGCTGGAGGACATCGACTCGGACAGCCCGATGACATTGGGGACGCGACGGAAGAGTAGTGGCGCTGGCGGATTGGGCGGCGTGCTGGGCAGCGATGGCATCACCATAGTGCGGTCCATATCCGATGCAATCGAGACGAATCACAACAAGTACGGAGCGGCCCGGCGGAACAACTGCTTCCTGCGGCGTCCCGATATCCTGGAAACGGTTTACTCCGTCGAGGAGGATCCCGAACCCACCACGGACGTGGCCGAGAAGCGGGACAAGTTCAAGAACCGCTCCGACAAGGCTCTCAGCTCCAGCTCGACCGAGGGCCAGATAGACGCCGCCAGTCCCTCGACCGCGGACAAAGCCAAAGATTCATCGCCCGTCGACGGCGGATCCACCATTCCAAGACGCCAACTGGGAGCCCTCAAAAGATCTCCCAGCCACGACTCTCCGTGCACCACACTCAGTGTCAAGGTCCCCCAGCTGCAGCCACCATCTCCTCCACCATCGACACAAGGAGGAGTCCAGGATCCGCCCAACGGAAAAACCCAG GTCACCAACTACAACCGGGTCATGCTCAACCATCGCTCGGTGACCAAGCCCAAGGACGTCAAGTACAAGCGCATCAACAAGGCGAAGTCCAAGAGTCTGGAGGAGCTGCGAGGCCGTCTCAAGAACCTGGTGGAGCGGCCTCCTGGCCTGGACGGCGGCTACTCCGGCGGCATGATGCCGCAGGCGGCGCAGTCATATGCGTGA
- the LOC117140556 gene encoding uncharacterized protein LOC117140556, whose product MLPLQFVLLGCLFIAQGICHTLPDPKLRVPRETISIPTHLFKPVSPKSSREPISNRSSLNGGNSSALVEADNDVEFLERSSGEVEEVTDAYEEEDVPLRPIPFQPRSFYPQSPPRSNGFPIRQPIYDNAFQTDYNVGPRGSGFDNRPFPSSPDFRGRGVRPIPDSPFRNQNSGTFVSRPVPMSSSGSIIPLISGGLSVPTGRSGPLGSGGSSNNFYRSESYSYTSDGRGPPQIERDLYDSRDGFGSSFRIEAYV is encoded by the exons ATGTTGCCGCTCCAATTCGTTTTGCTGGGCTGTCTGTTCATCGCTCAGGGG ATATGCCACACTCTGCCGGATCCCAAG CTAAGGGTGCCCCGTGAAACtatcagcattcccacgcatCTCTTCAAGCCAGTGAGTCCGAAATCGAGCAGGGAACCCATTTCTAATAGATCCTCCTTAAATGGCGGAAATAGCTCTGCGCTGGTCGAGGCAGATAACGATGTCGAGTTTCTAGAG AGATCTAGCGGTGAAGTGGAGGAGGTGACCGACGCCTACGAAGAGGAGGACGTTCCACTCCGACCTATCCCATTCCAACCTCGATCGTTTTATCCTCAGAGTCCTCCCCGATCCAACGGTTTCCCCATTCGT CAACCCATCTATGACAATGCATTCCAAACCGATTACAACGTGGGTCCCAGAGGCAGCGGCTTCGACAACAGACCTTTTCCCAGTTCCCCGGATTTCCGTGGCAGAGGCGTTCGACCAATTCCTGACTCCCCATTCCGCAATCAAAACTCAGGAACCTTTGTATCTCGACCG GTACCCATGTCATCTAGTGGTTCCATTATCCCCCTAATCTCCGGTGGCCTCAGTGTTCCGACTGGTAGAAGTGGTCCCCTTGGTTCCGGGGGCTCTTCGAACAACTTTTACCGGAGCGAGTCCTATAGCTACACCTCGGACGGAAGAGGACCTCCCCAGATCGAGCGCGACTTGTACGACTCACGGGATGGATTTGGATCATCTTTCCGAATAGAAGCTTATGTATGA
- the LOC117140574 gene encoding uncharacterized protein LOC117140574, giving the protein MASRLTWTFLVAVAALQLSLAAPPINKWQLQFEVSSELFQMVTDAMEQLRHVFQLVIDEAELILPPNSKGHILRELKDFVAALDTLDFDDSFELNRLEDALEELESIISIAGSKEFESEADEVVVQLFIQHGVEDLEQILERNLETTLKTVEQKVEKYMSTWSDSRLARNAELVKQFNDFKNEKDIYEKLDKLTNSDFI; this is encoded by the exons ATGGCTAGCAGATTAACTTGGACTTTTCTAGTCGCAGTAGCTGCCCTCCAGCTTTCG CTTGCAGCGCCTCCCATTAACAAATGGCAGTTACAATTCGAAGTGTCCAGTGAACTCTTTCAAATGGTAACAGATGCCATGGAACAGCTGAGACATGTCTTCCAACTGGTCATCGACGAGGCCGAACTCATTTTACCACCGAACTCCAAAGGACACATTCTCAGGGAGCTTAAGGACTTCGTCGCGGCCTTGGACACCCTGGACTTCGATGATTCATTCGAACTGAATAGACTGGAGGATGCTCTTGAGGAATTGGAAAGCATCATTTCGATAGCAGGCAGCAAAGAATTCGAATCGGAAGCTGACGAGGTTGTGGTCCAGCTATTCATACAGCACGGAGTTGAGGACCTGGAGCAGATCCTGGAAAGAAATTTGGAAACTACTCTGAAAACCGTAgagcagaaggtggagaagtaCATGAGCACATGGTCCGACAGTCGGTTGGCCAGGAACGCGGAGTTGGTCAAGCAGTTTAATGATTTTAAGAACGAGAAGGATATCTATGAGAAGCTGGACAAGTTAACCAACTCTGATTTCATTTGA
- the LOC117140566 gene encoding uncharacterized protein LOC117140566 produces MARSGRSSRFLIGGSTCCWVLLGLICLALADSAQVKERSPTILAGDTIQAVERLFNQVLYSTIEDARQRLPALPANETIDRQYFEELDLVAGNEDYYSTAFYIFAWINSDLMYHKTPDKLLVEVLPGEKIAIRRFFAKVKPHLTKYLRLSRQDRAELVSNVTQLATETEDGLITTFLEFPQNLKSQLPELQLMDYTKLAQALVQGVASGIWTKA; encoded by the exons ATGGCGAGATCAGGGCGCAGTTCGAGGTTTCTTATCGGCGGCAGCACTTGCTGCTGGGTGCTTCTGGGTCTTATCTGCCTG GCTCTGGCGGACTCGGCCCAAGTGAAAGAGCGCAGCCCTACCATCTTGGCGGGAGACACAATTCAGGCGGTGGAGAGGCTCTTCAATCAGGTGCTCTACTCGACCATCGAAGATGCCCGCCAAAGACTTCCGGCTCTTCCGGCCAACGAAACCATCGATCGGCAGTACTTCGAGGAGCTCGACCTGGTTGCTGGGAACGAGGACTACTACAGCACTGCCTTCTATATCTTCGCCTGGATAAACAGCGACCTCATGTACCACAAGACTCCAGATAAGTTGCTCGTCGAGGTTCTTCCCGGCGAGAAGATCGCCATCCGCAGATTCTTCGCCAAGGTCAAGCCGCATCTCACCAAGTACCTGCGACTCAGTCGACAAGACAGGGCTGAATTGGTTTCCAACGTCACCCAATTGGCCACCGAAACTGAGGACGGTCTGATCACAACCTTCTTGGAGTTTCCCCAGAACCTGAAGAGCCAACTTCCTGAGCTCCAGCTAATGGACTACACCAAATTGGCTCAGGCTTTGGTCCAGGGAGTGGCCAGTGGTATATGGACGAAGGCTTAA
- the LOC117146667 gene encoding uncharacterized protein LOC117146667, whose protein sequence is MYILCVRCDDSMAKLELKLIGIAIFLVAALEAQETPAAESSPASPTAGETSPVTEGSSIGETTQTTVAGSEVTGSPTNSTGMVNSTDIPDPNASPDPENGGDPFVKPGSHIKGPRHVRAHDGFHSLKTEKHWATWNDAFTTPRP, encoded by the exons atgtacatactatGTGTCAGGTGTGACGACAGCATGGCGAAACTTGAACTGAAGCTG ATTGGAATCGCTATATTCTTGGTAGCCGCGCTCGAGGCTCAGGAAACCCCTGCGGCTGAATCATCTCCAGCGTCCCCAACAGCTGGCGAAACGTCTCCAGTTACAGAAGGCAGTTCCATCGGAGAAACTACTCAGACCACAGTAGCGGGGTCCGAGGTCACAGGATCACCAACAAATAGCACCGGTATGGTTAATAGCACGGACATCCCAGACCCGAACGCCTCGCCTGACCCTGAAAATGGAGGAGATCCATTTGTGAAGCCGGGAAGCCATATAAAGGGACCTCGACACGTTAGAGCACATGATGGCTTCCACAGCCTGAAGACGGAGAAGCATTGGGCTACCTGGAACGACGCCTTCACCACGCCACGTCCTTAG
- the LOC117146661 gene encoding cytochrome c oxidase subunit 4 isoform 1, mitochondrial, producing the protein MALRLINSAVLRQLASQLPKSAQVGSVAAVHTLDKIGKREIVGYGWNGTACYADRVDYPLPAVRFREPTNEINALRAKEQGDWKKLSTQEIKALYRASFCQTIAEVQAGSGEWKLHLGIALLFSAAAIWVAVLMNLFVYDELPVTFDEEHQKAQLQRIIDLEINPVTGLTSKWDYENKKWKN; encoded by the exons ATGGCCCTGCGACTAATCAACAGTGCTGTGCTCCGCCAGCTGGCCTCCCAGCTGCCCAAGAGTGCCCAGGTGGGCAGCGTGGCCGCCGTCCACACGCTGGACAAGATCGGCAAGCGGGAGATCGTGGGCTACGGCTGGAACGGCACCGCCTGCTACGCGGATCGCGTGGATTACCCTCTGCCCGCCGTGCGCTTCCGTGAGCCCACCAACGAGATCAACGCTCTGCGCGCCAAGGAGCAGGGAGACTGGAAGAAGCTCAGCACCCAGGAGATCAAGGCCCTGTACCGCGCCAGCTTCTGCCAGACTATCGCCGAGGTCCAGGCTGGATCCGGGGAGTGGAAGCTCCACCTGGGCATTGCACTCCTCTTCTCCGCCGCCGCCATCTGGGTGGCCGTGCTGATGAACCTCTTCG TGTACGATGAGCTGCCCGTTACCTTCGACGAGGAGCACCAGAAGGCCCAGCTGCAGCGCATCATCGACCTGGAAATCAACCCCGTCACCGGGTTGACCTCCAAGTGGGACTACGAGAACAAGAAGTGGAAGAACTAA
- the LOC117146637 gene encoding leucine-rich repeat extensin-like protein 3 translates to MFIKLLLISQLLALSYAQLSLDEAKKQIDASLYSEEETTDDTHLPEPHLPPQYQPHHPHKKVTTTTPEPETTTPKPESTTKPAIEQEGEATAAPDDGLGQLDDGLQQNNDGSALPESTTPEPETTTPTTTTTTTTTTPKPHKHEPHSHPHSHSHPQPYPYPVQYPYPHPGVIFSAAGPKLAPPSATPPTAKDADKESPELSGYPSYPTFRSPYSPYQPPVFPQPRNWPSFSGYGPPSPGYGYPHNHNHNHDEDSGEDKPKDKSGEEDKDEDVALKPPGFGYPQVYLIPRRPVISVPSFPRPGGGYGSPYGYGRY, encoded by the exons ATGTTCATTAAGCTTCTTCTAATCAGCCAG CTCCTGGCTCTAAGCTACGCTCAGTTGTCGCTCGACGAGGCTAAAAAGCAAATCGATGCCTCGCTTTACAGCGAAGAGGAGACTACCGATGATACGCACCTTCCGGAGCCCCACCTTCCCCCGCAATATCAGCCTCATCATCCCCACAAGAAAGTGACCACCACCACTCCCGAGCCGGAAACCACCACTCCGAAGCCAGAATCCACCACGAAGCCCGCTATTGAGCAGGAGGGTGAGGCCACCGCTGCTCCGGATGACGGACTGGGTCAACTGGACGATGGCTTGCAACAAAACAATGATGGCTCTGCGCTCCCAGAGTCCACCACTCCGGAACCGGAAACCACGACCCCTACGACGACCACTACTACAACTACCACCACGCCAAAGCCCCATAAGCATGAGCCCCACTCTCATCCCCATTCTCATTCGCATCCTCAGCCCTATCCATACCCCGTTCAGTATCCCTACCCCCACCCTGGAGTGATATTCTCCGCCGCGGGACCTAAGCTTGCTCCTCCATCGGCCACACCGCCCACTGCTAAAGATGCGGACAAGGAATCGCCGGAGTTGTCTGGATACCCCTCCTATCCGACCTTCAGATCACCGTACTCGCCCTACCAACCACCGGTGTTCCCCCAGCCTCGTAACTGGCCCAGCTTCTCGGGATACGGACCTCCCAGTCCCGGTTACGGATACCCCCACAACCACAATCACAATCACGATGAAGACTCCGGCGAAGATAAGCCCAAGGACAAGTCTGGAGAGGAGGATAAGGACGAGGATGTGGCTCTGAAGCCACCTGGATTTGGCTACCCGCAGGTCTATTTGATTCCCCGAAGACCAGTGATCTCTGTGCCCAGCTTTCCGCGCCCAGGAGGCGGATATGGTTCGCCCTACGGCTACGGACGCTACTAA
- the LOC117146676 gene encoding uncharacterized protein LOC117146676 — protein MRLTVFCLCLFLCLELLVPRHVVGHDGFHNIEKEKRWKNWPARVRHHHKNITPSDR, from the exons ATGCGGTTGACTGTTTTCTGCTTG TGCCTCTTTTTGTGCCTGGAGCTGTTAGTGCCCAGACACGTCGTGGGCCACGATGGATTCCATAACATCGAGAAGGAAAAGCGCTGGAAAAACTGGCCAGCACGTGTGAGGCACCACCATAAAAACATAACTCCATCTGATCGCTGA
- the LOC117146648 gene encoding uncharacterized protein LOC117146648 isoform X1 encodes MGSRLHPAAILILLCLLLLLVKVDSRGNQNHTQMDRQRHLRAHNLHRPPYEGYDWHKHFNRDAEPKAAVAKEKEESTFKHRSGHFKKMEQKARDISNWSRARSAVQKETAELEKWGQAKNITDNELKAFFDGEISTKDKYRLFGDIQAVVQILKEVKQKGAVTEKERAMITPDLIPLILRFGRMFEREFAKNTNASQALQILVNEVQKSKSRKMRHKSSRRY; translated from the exons ATGGGATCAAGGCTCCATCCCGCAGCGATCCTCATTCTCCTTTGCCTGCTGTTGCTCCTCGTCAAGGTGGACAGCAGAGGTAACCAGAACCACACCCAGATGGACAGACAGCGTCATCTGCGAGCACACAATCTGCACAGGCCTCCATACGAGGGATACGATTGGCACAAACA CTTTAACCGAGATGCGGAACCAAAGGCGGCAGTTGCAAAGGAGAAAGAAGAGTCGACTTTCAAACACAGATCCGGCCATTTCAAAAAGATGGAGCAAAAAGCTAGGGATATTTCGAACTGGAG CAGAGCTCGGAGCGCGGTCCAAAAGGAGACGGCAGAGCTGGAGAAATGGGGTCAAGCTAAGAATATTACTGACAACGAACTGAAGGCATTCTTTGACGGGGAAATTTCTACCAAAGACAAGTACAGATTATTTGGGGACATTCAAGCCGTTGTCCAGATCCTGAAAGAGGTGAAGCAAAAGGGAGCTGT AACCGAAAAAGAGAGAGCAATGATAACACCGGATCTGATACCATTGATCCTAAGATTCGGCCGCATGTTTGAAAGGGAATTCGCCAAGAACACAAATGCCTCTCAAGCCCTGCAGATCCTTGTTAATGAGGTTCAAAAATCTAAGAGCCGGAAGATGAGACATAAGAGTTCCAGAAGGTATTAA